In Coccidioides posadasii str. Silveira chromosome 4, complete sequence, one genomic interval encodes:
- a CDS encoding uncharacterized protein (EggNog:ENOG410JF2U), whose protein sequence is MASPPPSDSIFNSFSTLRPPPQETHRGPLFAWPKVTRHQRACSAMSSTEAEPRSTIAINDDTDAETDAPRSPPRELRRTSRLMDNSLPEYEALFDGRAILNSSASTRGDIL, encoded by the coding sequence ATggcctccccccccccctctgACTCTATCTTTAATTCCTTTTCCACTCTCCGTCCACCGCCGCAAGAAACTCACCGAGGGCCCCTGTTTGCATGGCCCAAGGTGACCCGACATCAACGAGCGTGTTCAGCCATGTCTTCTACCGAAGCTGAACCCCGCAGCACCATTGCCATCAACGACGATACGGATGCAGAGACGGACGCACCTCGATCCCCGCCGCGAGAGCTACGGAGAACGAGCCGCCTTATGGACAATAGCCTCCCAGAGTATGAGGCTCTGTTTGATGGCCGGGCGATCCTCAATTCCTCCGCATCCACCCGTGGTGATATCTTATAG
- a CDS encoding uncharacterized protein (EggNog:ENOG410PWCF~COG:S), whose translation MSDRVVKRTNYRFDDLAFIFPYDETQCQVGKQSQRRPLRDLSPAREFQAHEDTAELQRQQVYLSSNTKRKSQGSPRETVFEQCAFELTCRRLQKKNEAGVIRIIGELIVPSAESAINLSHVTFPHLVVSVNEGWDSSISLDEDQQLPPLAQLHFFHNLDNFDYLGHSLIMWLGFPDNASLRINWKNLRLIDGNKTTYYRHPIHEFSFAALNGKEKWTSYKFVMGVYDDWAPSHFKRLCSAINGLPEINPDVSQQPEILPQPEPGFSESTGLSQGIEGVNVQDSSFTSVLEEEAQPSPSDSQVPPSGPPRENEGKSSEAFKLPQKRRK comes from the exons ATGAGTGACCGGGTCGTCAAACGGACAAATTATCGGTTTGATGATTTAGCCTTTATCTTTCCCTACGATGAAACCCAGTGCCAAGTCGGCAAGCAATCTCAGAGAAGACCTCTTAGAGACCTCTCTCCTGCAAGAGAATTTCAAGCACATGAGGACACGGCGGAATTACAG CGACAGCAAGTCTACCTGTCGTCAAATACTAAGCGCAAATCCCAAGGTTCCCCAAGGGAAACTGTGTTTGAACAATGTGCCTTTGAATTGACATGTCGAAGGCTACAAAAGAAAAACGAAGCTGGGGTTATTCGCATCATAGGTGAATTAATCGTTCCATCAGCAGAGAGTGCAATCAACCTCAGCCATGTCACTTTTCCGCATTTGGTTGTTAGCGTGAATGAAGGCTGGGATAGCTCGATTTCCCTAGATGAGGATCAACAATTGCCACCACTTGCACAACTCCACTTCTTCCACAATCTCGACAATTTTGATTATCTCGGCCACAGCCTGATTATGTGGTTGGGTTTCCCTGACAATGCTTCTCTGAGGATCAACTGGAAAAACTTGCGCT TGATTGATGGAAATAAGACCACCTATTACCGTCACCCCATTCATGAGTTTAGTTTCGCAGCGCTGAATGGCAAAGAGAAATGGACATCCTATAAGTTCGTGATGGGCGTGTATGACGACTGGGCCCCTTCTCACTTCAAAAGGTTGTGCTCGGCTATTAATGGACTACCGGAGATTAACCCAGACGTATCACAGCAGCCTGAAATATTACCGCAGCCCGAGCCGGGTTTTTCAGAATCAACTGGACTTTCACAAGGAATTGAGGGTGTCAATGTACAAGATTCAAGCTTTACATCTGTATTGGAAGAGGAAGCCCAGCCATCTCCCTCCGATTCACAGGTTCCCCCCTCAGGTCCTCCGCGGGAAAATGAAGGGAAATCCTCAGAAGCTTTCAAGTTGCCCCAGAAAAGACGCAAATAG
- the NIT1 gene encoding Nitrilase (EggNog:ENOG410PG8K~COG:E~BUSCO:6359at33183) has translation MSQKLKVAVSQARTRDTLQQTLEALERITRVAASRGARIILFPEGYLGGYPRTCTWGAAMGGRDDSGREQYLHYYQAAVDMGDTPAGAGDDWVSRRLPIAEGKNYRGDGTREVLERIARETDMLIIVGLIERCAGSLYCAVVYVDPKRGVLGKRRKVMPTGTERLVWAQGSASTLKAVTTEVDGVKLTLAAAICWENYMPLLRQSLYQQNVNLYLAPTADGRDTWLPLMQTVAFEGRAVVLTCNQCVRKSQLPSWVKGDDNAQKDSSDPDPILTGGGSCIISPMGKVLAGPVWNVDDDDEEGLQISEADFEDCVRGRLDLDVAGSYSRNDAFKLTVEGLDLSPPPI, from the exons ATGTCGCAGAAGCTCAAGGTTGCCGTCTCTCAGGCCAGGACACGAGACACCCTCCAGCAGACCCTCGAGGCTCTCGAGAGGATCACCCGTGTTGCGGCATCCCGCGGCGCGAGAATCATTCTCTTCCCAGAGGGTTACCTGGGCGGATACCCGCGAACATGCACCTGGGGAGCGGCAATGGGAGGCCGCGATGACAGCGGTCGCGAGCAGTATTTACATTACTACCAGGCAGCCGTTGACATGGGAGATACGCCTGCTGGGGCGGGAGACGATTGGGTCTCCAGACGACTGCCCATCGCCGAAGGGAAGAATTATCGGGGTGACGGAACTAGAGAGGTCCTAGAACGCATTGCTCGGGAGACGGATATGCTGATCATCGTCGGCTTGATTGAAAGATGTGCCGGAAGTTTGTACTGTGCCGTTGTATACGTCGATCCCAAGCGTGGGGTTTTGggcaagagaagaaaggtTATGCCG ACCGGCACGGAGCGTCTCGTCTGGGCCCAGGGATCCGCTTCGACCTTAAAAGCTGTAACCACCGAAGTCGATGGCGTCAAGCTGACCCTCGCGGCTGCAATCTGTTGGGAGAACTACATGCCCTTACTCCGCCAAAGTCTCTACCAGCAAAATGTCAATTTATATCTTGCCCCAACCGCCGACGGTCGCGATACATGGCTCCCGCTCATGCAGACAGTAGCATTTGAAGGGAGAGCCGTTGTCTTAACTTGCAACCAATGCGTTAGGAAGAGCCAGCTACCCAGCTGGGTAAAAGGTGACGATAACGCCCAGAAGGACAGCAGCGATCCCGATCCTATCCTCACGGGCGGTGGGTCCTGCATCATAAGCCCGATGGGGAAGGTTCTCGCCGGTCCCGTTTGGAACgtcgatgatgatgatgaagagggATTGCAGATATCTGAGGCTGATTTCGAGGATTGTGTAAGGGGAAGATTAGATTTGGATGTTGCTGGGAGCTATTCGCGCAACGATGCGTTCAAGTTGACTGTTGAAGGACTCGATTTGAGTCCTCCTCCGATCTAA
- the UTP10 gene encoding snoRNA-binding rRNA-processing protein utp10 (BUSCO:6186at4751~EggNog:ENOG410PFH1~COG:J~TransMembrane:2 (n4-14c19/20o962-980i1013-1037o)~BUSCO:159at33183), which produces MASSLAAQLAQIAATSTHQLDLKAQRAAHSQSLIFEKKIAGSQDFDTIFQVCHEGFQELCSLDSRFLSFRRNIFSDQSKTEDRGQMTTSQNKELDSVLEDFLSLVGGRLLLTPAVKAVDWLIRRFRVHEYNTSFLLLTFLPYHTTPLFLNLLSILPEDLTQTFKVFLPYKRSMTLPPRQVIVQSASTNKSFFLALNNYVLQVSKSQAHYQGLVSFWAGITTEALANMLDSAKSGRMEIERRNKEDVLIRILPVLNDAFMLRKAPQLVVGCYMLCVVLANKACLEDHVLDNLMEAVTGSWTQTNFVSGITCLSVLSQQKHEKSLPSKVVKAVLRLDNVIEVFEELSGRYAVTGLIIGLIRSCVQENGKRSDPARIPFVGQLIQRAILSDSETIEALTILLQAFSDLQRQGLVADGMGKQLSDLLLQFNESDTLAPLLRKAIENAGVDITQLEMTLETVLQADIMPMEIEDADLLDFISSSQTQDAFAVALEPLSQAAITESSFLAPGSSLLFDQLAEAFIHGASTKDRVSRFIKLPVLRPDKPLDDPLYLSFFIRFFSGPYPVTARTVAISIVSSCITAMADKSADMQGILPYIISALADPSERVRREAAALLSLIDRLASKCKDNDDSNAQIWGRGCLYGQNERSESVQFLPIKDIYKIIHHALMPALEEYVLDPDQVGRTLTQVIRGPRAQDDSDRTRSESTGVEFKKPLRRDLFLFLCSHASKTALYTVKLRLLKFLNKVGKIGSLNRTEALRQVFDQWRLLSLEHLQRIEDGERISINELEDQVLSIIYPKDMDAVDLLFSSLTSNSRSNRESFLTAGFNRLKEVWPSLEETHELSLANRLLQISLSLENGKLAGAAKGLLRSVDLSGPVILEFLNKISASVPDLGSRGPPSKKRRTSQNNMVPMSSIDKETDSVLQKMTFILELIDSSHSENHPELISGLFQTLTIIHHLKLQTRSEMSYLLSLNLGILLSIVNKWKGMPTRKINTSSIRADLIIDCVRTSESPQVQNTALLLVAGLATVAPELVLHSVMPIFTFMGSSVLRKDDEYSALVIDQTIDQVVPPLVQSLRNQKRDVVSGTSELLLSFTTAFEHIPSYRRLRLFEALITKLGPEDFLFAVFAMFANRYSMDKDVLATMTALASDCNAELQLITYARYLNLVKDALQPKPTLAKTLLGVGSEDGRDPQKIAVDLLQALSHLLKFTSLRTKMSECFDSGTEQQVDKAHGLFSAILEQTLALSESVRTVKPVNSACGETLGTLLGTLSLVDFVDTIEVLLQRPSDDLRRKVIKLLENRLDSSNDRDKASQARVLSFLTVLINILETSPDILLKHAAVACIEKIGEKYGKKDPSQVLAAAKVISGEHCLGQPDRRIRVMGLLCLASMSEILGEGIIPTLPEALPRAFDLLRDTLGASDDDSQLHDAVYSLISALLIHVPWMISGEYLDNILQLSFISSNTDLGEGSDENRLEALQLLAKRVDVKEAFAGVERNWDSAVTQGSRAVQEALDVVRTAIEKHAKSATVKNVSVLMKLLRKAFDLRRLQLSPLNDGGFDEAEVDEIESQANDVAVRMIYKLNDTVFRPLFIDLTAWAVSGLGKKDTTGRVARLTTFYRFLESFFGTLKSIVTGYSSYIIESAVEVLKFSRCNDKATKTLWLAVLRMLRNSFGHDQDEFWQSPTHLASISEPLIKQLSMATNSPTLDLVAAEAIPTIVELAVAADSPDNHKELNTVIMKFMRAGHGNARGADNPYTRLAAVKCEQQLTERLGEEWLALLPEMLPYISELLEDDDENVEREVRRWVLSIEDILGEKLDDMLT; this is translated from the exons ATGGCGTCGTCCCTCGCTGCGCAGCTCGCGCAGATCGCAGCGACATCAACCCATCAGCTCGACCTTAAAGCGCAGAGAGCAGCGCATTCTCAGTCTCTGATATTCGAGAAGAAAATTGCCGGCTCCCAAGATTTTGATACGATCTTTCAAGTATGCCACGAAGGGTTTCAAGAGTTATGCTCTCTGGACTCACGGTTTCTCTCGTTCAGACGAAACATTTTCAGCGATCAGAGCAAAACGGAGGACCGTGGGCAAATGACCACGAGCCAGAATAAAGAGCTGGACAGTGTGCTGGAGGACTTCCTCTCCCTAGTTGGTGGCCGTCTATTGTTGACACCGGCGGTCAAAGCTGTTGACTGGCTTATTCGACGGTTTCG AGTGCACGAGTATAATACGTCTTTCCTTCTCCTCACATTCCTTCCATATCATACCACTCCGCTATTCTTAAACCTCCTATCCATTTTACCCGAGGACCTCACTCAGACTTTCAAGGTCTTTCTTCCTTATAAAAGAAGTATGACCCTCCCACCCCGGCAAGTGATTGTCCAGAGTGCTTCAACAAACAAGTCATTCTTCTTGGCTTTGAACAATTATGTTTTACAAGTCAGCAAGTCCCAGGCCCATTACCAAGGACTCGTTTCATTCTGGGCTGGGATCACTACGGAGGCACTCGCAAACATGCTGGATTCAGCTAAGTCTGGCAGGATGGAAATCGAGAGAAGGAACAAAGAAGATGTGTTGATACGGATTTTACCAGTATTGAACGATGCCTTTATGCTGAGAAAGGCACCTCAGCTTGTCGTTGGCTGTTACATGTTGTGTGTTGTTCTCGCAAACAAGGCATGCCTCGAAGATCACGTTCTTGACAATTTGATGGAGGCAGTGACAGGTTCTTGGACGCAAACAAATTTTGTTTCAGGTATTACCTGCCTGTCTGTGCTATCTCAACAGAAACATGAGAAATCACTACCATCAAAAGTCGTTAAAGCGGTCCTTAGGCTGGACAATGTTATCGAGGTTTTCGAAGAACTTAGTGGCCGGTACGCGGTGACAGGCTTGATCATTGGTTTAATAAGAAGCTGTGTTCAGGAGAATGGGAAGCGATCTGACCCGGCTCGTATTCCGTTCGTTGGTCAATTAATACAACGCGCCATCCTCAGCGACAGCGAAACCATCGAAGCTTTAACCATTTTGCTGCAGGCATTTAGCGACTTGCAACGACAAGGTCTCGTGGCGGACGGGATGGGAAAGCAACTGTCCGACCTACTTTTACAGTTTAACGAATCAGACACACTCGCACCATTGCTCCGCAAGGCCATAGAGAATGCGGGCGTTGACATCACCCAACTGGAAATGACCTTGGAAACTGTCCTTCAAGCAGACATTATGCCTATGGAAATCGAAGATGCGGACCTGTTAGATTTTATCAGCAGCTCTCAGACCCAAGACGCGTTCGCAGTCGCATTGGAACCTCTATCCCAGGCAGCGATAACGGAGTCATCTTTCCTGGCACCCGGTTCGTCCCTACTATTCGACCAATTAGCTGAGGCTTTTATCCACGGAGCTTCTACGAAGGACAGGGTGTCGAGATTCATTAAATTGCCGGTTTTAAGGCCGGATAAGCCTTTGGACGACCCTCTTTACTTATCCTTTTTTATCCGATTTTTTTCTGGCCCATACCCTGTGACAGCGAGGACGGTTGCTATTAGTATTGTGTCATCTTGCATCACTGCTATGGCTGATAAAAGCGCTGATATGCAAGGAATCCTTCCATATATAATTTCTGCTCTTGCGGATCCCTCAGAGAGGGTCCGGAGAGAGGCTGCGGCTCTCCTGAGCTTAATTGACCGCCTTGCCTCAAAATGCAAGGACAACGATGATTCTAATGCTCAAATTTGGGGTCGCGGGTGCCTTTATGGTCAAAACGAACGGTCAGAATCCGTTCAATTTTTACCAATAAAGGATATTTACAAGATTATTCACCATGCTTTGATGCCTGCGTTAGAGGAATATGTCCTGGATCCAGATCAGGTTGGCCGAACGTTGACTCAAGTAATTCGAGGACCCCGAGCTCAGGATGATTCTGACCGGACTCGCTCGGAATCTACCGGAGTAGAATTCAAAAAACCTCTTCGTCGTGATCTCTTCTTGTTTCTCTGCTCCCATGCGTCTAAAACAGCACTCTATACTGTCAAGTTACGGCTGCTAAAGTTCCTCAATAAGGTCGGGAAAATCGGCTCCTTAAATCGCACTGAAGCTCTCCGACAGGTTTTTGATCAGTGGCGACTCTTGAGCTTAGAACACCTTCAGCGTATTGAAGACGGCGAACGAATATCCATAAATGAGCTCGAGGACCAAGTTCTATCAATCATTTATCCCAAGGACATGGACGCTGTTGACCTTTTATTCTCATCTTTAACTTCTAACTCGAGGTCTAATCGAGAATCTTTCTTAACAGCAGGTTTCAACCGTCTAAAGGAAGTCTGGCCATCGCTGGAAGAAACCCATGAGTTGTCCCTCGCGAATAGATTGCTCCAGATTTCTTTGAGCTTGGAGAATGGGAAGTTGGCGGGCGCCGCAAAAGGCCTTCTCCGATCGGTGGATCTATCCGGCCCTGTTATCCTTGAGTTCCTCAATAAGATTTCTGCTTCTGTACCAGATCTAGGGTCTCGTGGTCCTCCCTCAAAGAAAAGACGAACCAGCCAGAATAACATGGTACCGATGAGCTCTATAGATAAAGAAACCGACTCGGTCCTGCAAAAGATGACTTTTATTCTGGAGCTCATTGACAGTTCCCACTCGGAAAATCACCCTGAACTTATTTCTGGGCTTTTCCAAACGCTGACCATTATCCACCATCTGAAATTGCAAACGAGATCAGAGATGAGTTACCTCCTAAGTCTCAATCTTGGAATCCTGTTAAGTATTGTCAATAAGTGGAAAGGAATGCCCACGCGGAAGATCAATACTTCGTCTATTAGGGCGGATTTAATAATAGATTGCGTGCGAACATCGGAAAGCCCGCAGGTACAAAACACTGCACTTCTCCTGGTTGCGGGACTCGCAACGGTTGCGCCGGAGCTTGTCTTGCATAGCGTGATGCCGATTTTTACCTTCATGGGCTCCAGTGTTCTAAGAAAAGACGATGAGTACTCGGCTCTAGTGATAGATCAA ACTATCGACCAAGTGGTACCTCCTTTGGTCCAATCCTTGAGAAACCAGAAGAGAGATGTCGTCTCAGGTACATCCGAGCTGCTTCTTTCCTTTACAACCGCCTTTGAACATATCCCGTCGTATCGCCGACTCAGGCTCTTTGAAGCTCTCATCACGAAATTAGGCCctgaagatttcttgttcgcGGTATTTGCTATGTTTGCGAATCGATATTCCATGGATAAGGACGTTCTGGCGACAATGACCGCCCTCGCATCCGATTGCAATGCCGAACTACAGCTCATT ACATATGCAAGATACCTTAATTTGGTTAAGGATGCATTGCAACCGAAGCCAACGCTAGCGAAGACTCTTCTGGGTGTGGGCAGCGAAGATGGAAGGGACCCGCAGAAAATTGCGGTGGACTTACTGCAAGCTCTTTCGCATCTTCTTAAATTTACATCTTTACGAACCAAGATGAGTGAATGCTTCGATTCTGGAACCGAGCAACAGGTTGATAAAGCCCACGGACTCTTCTCGGCTATATTGGAGCAAACACTCGCCCTGTCCGAATCTGTCCGTACAGTCAAGCCTGTAAACAGCGCTTGTGGTGAAACCCTGGGTACATTGCTGGGAACATTGTCCTTAGTCGATTTCGTCGATACCATTGAGGTTCTACTTCAGCGGCCAAGTGACGATCTTCGGCGAAAAGTGATCAAGCTCCTTGAAAACCGCCTCGATTCGAGCAATGACAGAGACAAGGCATCGCAAGCACGGGTTCTATCTTTCTTAACTGTTCTGATTAATATCCTTGAGACATCTCCCGACATCCTGCTGAAGCATGCTGCCGTTGCGTGCATCGAAAAGATCGGAGAGAAGTATGGCAAGAAGGACCCCTCGCAGGTTCTTGCGGCAGCCAAGGTTATCTCGGGCGAGCATTGCCTTGGACAACCCGACAGACGTATCAGGGTGATGGGATTGCTCTGTCTTGCATCGATGTCGGAGATTCTTGGGGAAGGGATCATTCCTACTCTCCCCGAAGCCCTTCCTCGAGCATTTGATCTATTACGAGACACACTTGGGGCATCAGACGACGATTCTCAGCTCCATGATGCTGTCTATTCTCTGATTTCTGCCCTTCTCATTCATGTTCCCTGGATGATTTCTGGCGAATATCTAGACAACATTCTGCAACTGTCATTCATATCCTCAAACACAGACTTGGGGGAGGGTTCCGATGAAAATCGTCTGGAAGCATTACAGCTGCTCGCGAAGAGAGTGGATGTCAAAGAGGCTTTTGCTGGCGTTGAGCGGAATTGGGATTCGGCTGTAACGCAGGGTTCAAGG GCCGTTCAGGAAGCTCTTGATGTTGTGAGAACCGCCATTGAGAAACATGCAAAGTCTGCTACAGTTAAGAATGTTTCTGTTCTGATGAAGTTGTTGCGCAAGGCATTCGATTTACGCCGACTTCAGCTTTCTCCATTAAATGATGGTGGCTTTGATGAAGCTGAAGTTGACGAAATTGAGTCTCAGGCCAATGATGTCGCTGTAAGGATGATTTACAAGTTGAACGACACCGTCTTCCGTCCGCTGTTTATTGATCTCACGGCGTGGGCTGTTAGCGGACTGGGAAAGAAGGATACTACAGGGCGCGTAGCGCGGTTAACCACTTTCTACAGATTTTTGGAGAGCTTCTTCGGGACCCTCAAG TCTATTGTCactggttattcaagttaTATCATTGAGAGTGCGGTGGAAGTGCTCAAGTTTTCACGGTGTAACGATAAAGCTACAAAAACATTATGGCTGGCCGTGCTACGCATGCTTCGTAATTCATTTGGACACGATCAAGATG AATTTTGGCAATCACCGACTCATCTGGCATCCATTTCAGAGCCTCTAATCAAGCAGCTCTCGATGGCCACAAATTCCCCAACCCTTGATCTCGTGGCTGCCGAAGCAATTCCTACCATTGTCGAACTTGCTGTGGCAGCTGACTCCCCAGATAACCATAAAGAGCTAAACACGGTGATCATGAAGTTTATGCGTGCAGGGCATGGCAACGCCCGTGGGGCGGACAATCCATACACGCGTCTAGCTGCAGTCAAATGCGAGCAGCAACTGACAGAGCGTTTAGGAGAGGAGTGGCTTGCGTTACTACCCGAGATGTTGCCGTATATCAGTGAACTATtggaggatgatgatgaaaaTGTGGAGCGAGAGGTGCGGAGATGGGTGTTGTCGATTGAGGACATATTGGGAGAGAAACTGGACGATATGTTGACGTAG